Proteins from a single region of Undibacterium sp. KW1:
- the gshA gene encoding glutamate--cysteine ligase, protein MSTLLNRRLALLDSDANRPLLAGGLRGIERETLRVHADGKLALTPHSPALGSALTNPQITTDYSESLLEFITPAEPDIATALEELDNIHRFAYTVMGNEMLWHQSMPCSLPEEKDIPIAWYGNSHIGMIKHVYRRGLALRYGKSMQCIAGIHYNYSLSEDLWKVLQQAEHSSGSAMHVQSESYIALIRNFHRYSWLLMYLFGASPALSTPFLRGRPHQLETLSDDTLYLPYATSLRMSDLGYQNNAQSGLVPPYNTLLEYMRSLSLAVRQPYPAYEKIGTQQNGEWVQINTNVLQIENEFYATIRPKRVIKTGERPVEALCARGVQYIEVRCMDVNPFDPLGISLETSRFLDAFLLFCALEESPLTNQTEGDENVENFALTVKQGRRPGLMLARHGEAISLQDWGKELLERIAPVAALLDAQRGDGSHAQAMQVQIEKLQHPELTPSAKVLDAIRAANNSFTQFALQQSTLLAEEFRARPPAPEQLALYTSMAKKSLAEQAEMESTQSGSFDEFITHYGSRTSSEICCESFNEAALMQNMEAQATTTN, encoded by the coding sequence GTGAGCACTCTGTTAAACCGACGCCTGGCGCTACTCGATAGTGATGCAAACCGTCCTTTGCTTGCTGGTGGCCTGCGTGGCATAGAAAGGGAAACCCTGCGCGTGCACGCCGATGGCAAGCTGGCCTTGACACCACACTCGCCGGCCCTGGGTTCGGCCTTGACGAATCCACAGATCACGACGGATTATTCTGAATCCCTGCTGGAGTTCATCACCCCGGCTGAGCCAGACATTGCCACCGCGCTGGAAGAACTCGACAATATCCACCGTTTTGCCTATACCGTCATGGGCAATGAAATGCTGTGGCATCAATCCATGCCTTGCAGCCTGCCGGAAGAAAAAGACATCCCTATCGCCTGGTATGGCAATTCGCATATAGGCATGATCAAGCATGTCTATCGTCGCGGACTGGCCCTGCGTTATGGCAAAAGCATGCAATGCATCGCTGGCATACACTACAACTATTCGCTGTCTGAAGATTTATGGAAAGTTTTGCAGCAGGCCGAACATAGCAGCGGCAGTGCCATGCATGTGCAGTCTGAAAGTTATATCGCCCTGATACGCAATTTCCATCGCTATAGCTGGCTGCTGATGTACCTGTTCGGTGCCTCGCCTGCGCTATCGACACCTTTCCTGCGTGGCCGCCCGCATCAACTGGAAACCCTGTCTGACGATACCCTGTACCTGCCGTATGCCACCAGCCTGCGCATGAGTGATCTTGGTTACCAGAACAATGCCCAGTCTGGCCTGGTACCGCCGTATAACACCTTGCTTGAATATATGCGCAGCCTGTCGCTGGCAGTGCGCCAGCCCTACCCAGCGTATGAAAAGATAGGCACGCAACAAAACGGTGAATGGGTACAGATCAATACCAATGTACTGCAAATTGAGAACGAGTTTTATGCCACGATAAGGCCGAAACGCGTCATCAAAACCGGTGAGCGCCCGGTAGAGGCCCTGTGCGCACGTGGCGTGCAATACATAGAAGTACGCTGCATGGACGTCAATCCTTTTGACCCACTCGGCATCAGCCTTGAGACTTCACGCTTCCTTGATGCCTTCCTGCTGTTTTGCGCACTGGAAGAAAGTCCTTTGACGAACCAGACTGAAGGCGATGAGAATGTCGAGAATTTTGCCCTGACCGTCAAACAAGGCCGCCGTCCTGGCCTGATGCTGGCGCGCCATGGCGAAGCCATTTCACTACAGGACTGGGGCAAGGAATTACTGGAACGTATCGCGCCGGTAGCAGCCCTGCTCGATGCACAACGTGGTGATGGCAGCCACGCCCAGGCCATGCAGGTGCAGATTGAAAAACTGCAACATCCTGAACTAACGCCTTCTGCCAAAGTGCTTGATGCGATACGCGCCGCAAATAATTCTTTCACTCAGTTCGCCCTGCAGCAAAGCACGCTGCTGGCAGAAGAATTCCGCGCCCGCCCACCCGCACCGGAGCAACTGGCCTTGTATACCAGCATGGCAAAAAAATCATTGGCGGAGCAGGCAGAGATGGAGAGCACGCAAAGCGGCAGCTTTGATGAATTCATCACCCATTACGGCTCACGCACGTCCAGCGAAATATGCTGTGAATCCTTTAACGAGGCGGCCTTGATGCAAAATATGGAAGCACAGGCGACAACAACAAATTAA
- a CDS encoding TIGR00266 family protein — MAMDVIDYEIFGDDMQFVEVELDPGEAAIGEAGTMFYMEDDIQMETIFGDGSAGQTGIFGKLLGAGKRLVTGESLFTTVFMNGGVGKRKVAFGAAYPGKIIPMHLDQLGGTLLCQKDAFLCAAKGVSLGIAFQKRLGAGFFGGEGFILQKLEGDGLAFVHAGGAIIEKTLHPGQTLRVDSGCVVAFTQEVDFDIKFVGGVKTALFGGEGIFFAHLRGPGKVWLQSLPLARLANRIVGASKIGGSQGGEQGSVLGGLGNLFEKD, encoded by the coding sequence ATGGCGATGGATGTCATAGATTATGAAATTTTTGGCGACGATATGCAATTCGTCGAAGTCGAACTCGATCCAGGCGAAGCCGCCATTGGTGAAGCCGGTACCATGTTCTACATGGAAGACGACATACAGATGGAAACCATCTTTGGCGATGGTTCTGCCGGTCAGACTGGCATCTTTGGCAAATTGCTGGGCGCTGGCAAACGCCTCGTAACAGGTGAATCACTGTTCACCACGGTCTTCATGAACGGTGGCGTGGGCAAGCGAAAAGTCGCCTTTGGTGCGGCTTATCCTGGCAAGATCATCCCCATGCATCTGGATCAACTCGGTGGTACGCTGCTGTGCCAGAAAGATGCCTTCCTTTGTGCTGCCAAAGGCGTGTCACTTGGCATCGCCTTTCAAAAACGCCTGGGTGCCGGTTTCTTTGGTGGCGAAGGCTTTATCCTGCAAAAACTTGAAGGTGACGGCCTGGCATTTGTGCATGCCGGTGGTGCCATCATAGAAAAGACCCTGCATCCCGGACAAACCCTGCGCGTCGATAGTGGCTGCGTGGTGGCGTTTACCCAGGAAGTGGATTTCGACATCAAGTTTGTTGGCGGCGTTAAAACAGCCTTGTTCGGCGGTGAAGGCATATTCTTTGCCCACCTGCGCGGTCCGGGCAAAGTCTGGCTGCAATCCTTGCCTCTGGCACGTCTGGCTAACCGCATCGTCGGCGCATCAAAAATTGGTGGCAGCCAGGGCGGTGAGCAAGGCTCGGTACTTGGTGGTCTTGGCAATTTGTTTGAAAAAGATTAA
- a CDS encoding cysteine hydrolase family protein, with product MKKQDTALIIIDMQRGMADPKSGRRNNPDAEENIRQLLAAWRAAGRPVVHVRHMSRSPASVFWPGQPGNEFQEKLLPLANEHVVEKNVTDAFVNTGLERWLHVRGIKELVIVGVSTNMSVEATVRSAGNLGFNTTVVADACFSFDRLDFLGKPQTAEEVHINALSNLQGEYATVLNTAVLLN from the coding sequence ATGAAAAAGCAAGATACAGCCCTGATCATCATCGACATGCAACGTGGCATGGCCGACCCCAAATCCGGGCGCAGGAATAACCCGGATGCAGAAGAAAATATACGCCAGTTGCTAGCAGCATGGCGTGCGGCAGGCAGGCCTGTTGTGCATGTCAGGCACATGTCGCGCTCACCCGCTTCAGTATTCTGGCCAGGCCAGCCAGGCAATGAATTTCAAGAGAAACTACTGCCTTTGGCCAATGAACATGTAGTCGAAAAAAATGTGACGGATGCCTTCGTCAATACGGGTCTGGAGCGCTGGCTGCATGTGCGTGGTATCAAGGAGCTCGTGATCGTCGGTGTCAGTACCAATATGTCTGTCGAGGCGACGGTCCGCAGTGCTGGTAACCTCGGTTTTAACACCACGGTAGTGGCTGATGCCTGTTTCAGTTTTGACAGACTGGATTTTCTTGGCAAACCGCAGACGGCGGAAGAAGTGCACATCAATGCGCTCAGCAATCTGCAGGGTGAGTATGCGACTGTGCTCAATACGGCAGTCTTGCTGAATTAA
- a CDS encoding metallophosphoesterase has product MRIAVISDIHGNLAALEAVAADLRLRAVDQVVNLGDSLSGPLLPKETADFLMAQTGWIHLAGNHERQILELNERSGSGDVYAHQQTTAEQKAWMAGLKSVLQLNAEVLLCHGTPASDNTTLLQVADRNATAQEVQDRLGPQTAAVIACGHSHVARSVRTVTGQLIVNPGSVGHPAYEYDYPYPHKIESGSPDARYAILDKRQHGWTASLINVPYAWQHMAELAALRGREDWVSALQSGYMNG; this is encoded by the coding sequence ATGCGCATCGCAGTGATTTCAGATATACACGGTAATCTCGCTGCACTGGAGGCTGTAGCTGCAGATCTGCGTTTGCGTGCTGTTGATCAGGTCGTCAATCTCGGTGACAGTCTGTCTGGCCCCTTGCTGCCAAAAGAGACGGCAGATTTTTTGATGGCGCAAACTGGCTGGATACATCTGGCCGGTAATCATGAACGCCAGATACTGGAGCTGAACGAGCGCTCAGGTTCTGGAGATGTTTATGCACACCAGCAAACCACGGCAGAACAAAAAGCATGGATGGCGGGTTTGAAATCGGTGCTGCAACTGAATGCAGAAGTCTTGCTCTGTCATGGCACGCCGGCCAGCGACAACACCACTTTGTTGCAGGTGGCCGACAGGAACGCCACTGCGCAAGAAGTACAGGACAGACTGGGGCCGCAAACTGCAGCCGTTATTGCCTGCGGCCACAGCCATGTCGCCCGCAGCGTGCGTACTGTCACTGGTCAGCTTATCGTCAACCCAGGCAGCGTTGGTCACCCGGCCTACGAATATGATTACCCTTACCCGCACAAGATAGAGTCAGGTTCACCCGACGCACGTTATGCCATCCTGGACAAGAGGCAGCATGGCTGGACAGCCAGCCTGATCAATGTCCCCTATGCCTGGCAACATATGGCAGAACTTGCGGCCTTGCGTGGGCGTGAAGACTGGGTCAGTGCCTTGCAAAGTGGTTACATGAACGGATAA
- a CDS encoding N-acetyltransferase gives MSEQVHIQILDAAAAQANVAALAEVLTDCVAGGASVSFMWPLPRERALQFWQGVAEGVARKERVLLVASDDSGDILGTVQLITAMPDNQPHRADVAKMLVHRKARRKGIAQTLMAAVEQAAKTAGKSVLVLDTVTGGDAERLYERAGWQKVGVVPNYALMPDGEFCGTTFFHKQIQ, from the coding sequence ATGTCTGAGCAAGTCCACATCCAGATTCTCGATGCCGCAGCAGCGCAGGCAAATGTAGCTGCATTGGCCGAGGTATTGACGGACTGTGTAGCCGGTGGTGCATCTGTCAGCTTCATGTGGCCTTTGCCGCGCGAACGTGCGCTGCAATTCTGGCAGGGCGTGGCTGAAGGCGTGGCGCGTAAGGAGCGGGTCTTGCTGGTTGCCAGCGATGACAGCGGCGATATCCTGGGCACGGTACAATTGATCACGGCTATGCCAGACAACCAGCCGCACCGTGCCGATGTCGCCAAGATGCTGGTGCACAGGAAGGCACGTCGCAAAGGCATTGCACAAACCCTCATGGCAGCGGTTGAGCAAGCTGCCAAAACCGCAGGCAAGTCTGTGCTGGTGCTTGATACAGTTACTGGAGGTGATGCCGAGCGCCTGTATGAACGTGCAGGCTGGCAAAAGGTAGGTGTGGTACCCAATTATGCGCTGATGCCGGATGGCGAATTTTGCGGGACGACTTTTTTTCACAAGCAGATTCAGTAG
- a CDS encoding helix-turn-helix domain-containing protein, with protein MDINTIIARRVRDLRDQQKLSLDALAKRSGVSRSNISLIERGESSPTAAALDKLAVGLGVTLASLFEDSTPAAAALPVSRLAEQVCWTDPASGYMRRNLSPGLPSPLQLVEVEFPAGQTVRYDSFHRDVDIQQQVWIMAGQMRLFVGEQVWDLQTGDCLSMALDKPITFHNPGKIAARYLVALCK; from the coding sequence ATGGATATCAATACGATTATTGCCCGCAGGGTGCGTGACTTGCGCGATCAGCAAAAACTCTCGCTCGATGCGCTGGCCAAGCGCAGCGGCGTCAGCCGTTCGAATATTTCGCTCATAGAAAGAGGCGAGAGCAGCCCCACTGCAGCCGCGCTCGACAAACTGGCTGTGGGCCTGGGGGTAACGCTGGCTTCGCTGTTTGAAGACAGTACGCCTGCTGCTGCGGCTTTGCCAGTCTCGCGTCTGGCTGAACAGGTATGCTGGACTGATCCCGCTTCTGGCTATATGCGCCGCAATCTGTCCCCCGGCCTGCCTTCGCCCCTGCAACTGGTCGAAGTTGAATTCCCGGCGGGACAAACCGTGCGCTATGACAGTTTCCACCGTGATGTCGATATACAGCAGCAAGTCTGGATAATGGCGGGCCAGATGCGCCTCTTCGTTGGGGAGCAGGTCTGGGATTTGCAGACTGGCGATTGTCTTTCCATGGCGCTGGATAAACCGATTACTTTCCATAATCCTGGAAAAATCGCGGCACGTTATCTCGTTGCGCTGTGCAAGTAG
- a CDS encoding aminotransferase class V-fold PLP-dependent enzyme yields MSNNLQHIAADDEAYWSDIRDQYTVSPDFINLENGYFGVQARPVFEAFQRYQAQVNAETSYFLRVRYAPMFVQVMQALKDFCGVDEGELVLTRNLIEGMNILLQGYPLQAGDEVILATHDYDLVIDTLLMLEQRKQIQLRHLQLPFDPVSDEDIVAQYEQAITPRTKLILVTHIVHRTGQIMPVAKITAMARRHGVDVMVDAAHSFAHLNYRMTELGADFVAVNLHKWLGVPLGVGMLYIRKNRVADIAPLFGNAKFADNEIFKFTQVGTVPPANILTVLDALQFHASIGSANKEARLRYLTQYWVNQVRGLPDVRIMTPTDPQRSCAIAGFGIAGNSGHAIVDYLMREHKIFTVTRDLDGHDIVRVTPHLYTSLEDLDKLVAAIRQLTQA; encoded by the coding sequence TTGTCTAATAATTTGCAACACATCGCAGCAGATGATGAGGCTTACTGGTCAGATATCCGTGACCAGTACACCGTTTCACCAGACTTCATCAATCTCGAAAACGGCTATTTCGGCGTGCAGGCGCGGCCTGTGTTTGAGGCTTTCCAGCGTTACCAGGCGCAGGTGAATGCCGAGACTTCGTACTTCTTGCGGGTGCGTTATGCGCCGATGTTCGTGCAAGTTATGCAGGCACTCAAGGATTTTTGTGGGGTGGATGAGGGCGAGCTGGTGCTGACCCGCAATCTGATCGAGGGCATGAATATTTTGCTGCAAGGTTATCCTTTGCAGGCGGGTGATGAAGTCATCCTGGCTACCCATGATTACGATCTCGTTATTGATACCCTGCTGATGCTGGAACAGCGCAAGCAGATACAACTGCGGCATTTGCAATTACCTTTCGACCCTGTCAGTGATGAAGATATCGTCGCCCAGTATGAGCAGGCGATTACACCGAGAACCAAGCTGATACTGGTCACCCATATCGTGCACAGGACAGGGCAGATCATGCCGGTCGCCAAGATCACGGCCATGGCCAGACGTCACGGTGTTGATGTCATGGTCGATGCGGCGCATTCCTTTGCTCATCTGAACTATCGCATGACTGAGTTGGGGGCTGATTTTGTCGCCGTGAATTTGCACAAATGGCTGGGTGTGCCGCTGGGCGTGGGCATGCTGTATATACGTAAGAACCGGGTAGCCGATATTGCGCCGCTGTTTGGCAATGCCAAATTTGCCGACAATGAAATTTTCAAATTCACGCAAGTTGGCACGGTGCCGCCAGCAAATATCCTGACGGTACTGGATGCGCTGCAGTTTCATGCATCGATAGGTTCGGCCAACAAGGAGGCGCGCCTGCGCTACCTGACGCAATACTGGGTCAATCAGGTGCGTGGCTTGCCTGATGTGCGCATCATGACACCGACGGACCCGCAACGCTCGTGCGCGATTGCCGGTTTTGGTATCGCTGGCAATTCCGGACATGCGATTGTCGATTACCTCATGCGCGAGCATAAGATATTTACCGTTACGCGCGATCTGGATGGGCATGACATCGTCAGGGTGACGCCGCATTTATATACCAGCCTGGAAGACCTTGACAAGCTGGTCGCAGCGATCAGGCAACTGACGCAAGCCTGA
- a CDS encoding IS30 family transposase → MTYTHLTQEERYQIYILKKAGHRQSEIAEVMGRSRSTISREIKRNSGGRGYRPKQAQQRSLDKQARKNGVTISAETWAFAEDRLRAYWSPEQISGYLRANALPGVSHESIYWRIYADKQRGGTLHKTLRCQKIRKKRYGNRERRGTILNQISIEERPAIVDTLKRYGDWEGDLVVGANHQQALVTLNERKSRYTLLEKVTRKTAEAVTDTIISLLAPFSELVHTLTTDNGKEFAQHERIAQSLNVQYFFAHPYCSWERGANENMNGLIRQFFPKKMCFESITTQDMTDAMDYLNHRPRKCLGYKTPHEVFMAQIQSH, encoded by the coding sequence CCAAGAAGAACGATACCAGATTTATATACTGAAGAAGGCAGGACATAGGCAAAGTGAGATAGCAGAGGTGATGGGGCGTAGCAGATCGACGATCAGTCGAGAGATCAAACGCAATAGTGGTGGTCGTGGATACCGCCCAAAACAGGCTCAACAACGCAGTCTCGACAAGCAAGCCAGAAAGAATGGTGTGACTATTTCCGCTGAGACATGGGCATTTGCAGAAGACAGGTTGAGAGCGTATTGGAGCCCGGAACAGATCAGCGGCTATCTCCGTGCCAATGCTCTTCCTGGAGTGAGTCACGAAAGCATTTATTGGCGAATCTATGCGGACAAGCAACGAGGTGGCACGTTACACAAAACCTTGCGCTGCCAGAAGATACGCAAGAAGCGCTATGGAAATCGTGAACGACGCGGCACCATACTCAACCAGATTTCGATTGAAGAGCGCCCAGCGATTGTGGACACGCTCAAGCGCTATGGGGACTGGGAGGGTGATCTTGTTGTCGGCGCGAATCACCAGCAAGCGCTGGTCACGCTCAATGAGCGCAAATCGCGCTACACCTTGCTAGAAAAAGTGACCCGCAAAACTGCTGAGGCGGTGACGGATACCATTATCTCTTTGCTAGCGCCTTTTTCTGAATTAGTGCATACGTTGACGACCGACAATGGTAAGGAATTTGCTCAGCATGAACGTATTGCTCAGAGCCTCAATGTGCAGTATTTCTTTGCCCATCCTTATTGCTCTTGGGAGCGCGGCGCTAACGAAAACATGAATGGTTTAATACGGCAGTTTTTTCCGAAGAAAATGTGTTTTGAATCTATCACAACGCAAGACATGACTGACGCTATGGACTACTTGAATCATCGACCTAGAAAATGTCTTGGCTACAAAACACCGCACGAAGTTTTTATGGCTCAGATACAATCGCACTAA